From a region of the Coffea arabica cultivar ET-39 chromosome 3e, Coffea Arabica ET-39 HiFi, whole genome shotgun sequence genome:
- the LOC113736644 gene encoding uncharacterized protein isoform X1 → MADDCNSKPTVGLDRQDQLRQLSSSDHKDGVVQEMFDLDQTDAVLQKADSENFEVEENRDERDKNAFFDVVSQEAGASSNCFDSAVLEKSEERGFEGEERDDAVWGRKGELLLHDDVVKPEAEGEEKVEIAEAATSCFDDAVLEKSEERGFEAEMRDGTVLVGNEKVVLHDVLRQEAEGEEKVEIAGATTSCFDDAVSEKREERGSEAETRNGTVLEGKGEHCVEEAMGAYATGLNDGVCKNQESKPVDCETDDSVLEKGEMGVSGIQEILKIDGKLNEKNCCMKIEVVDETALVGFGKERKAINFSENSRKNVNHKRPRRRGKSGADDNQKFVDMGLAQNCGTRKNEKGGKRVYTRTELGVLRFVAVDWQRKKWTEVYCGLGPAVQEEYDGLVGSDNHSQFHHQQLQQQKKKHTRVDFNPRFRNEARSSVFALSGEEYSENAENENAYENLIDPPGLHVIEQDECLEDDSDEDYSSIQKPAFFVTGEPDFDSGPPEDGLEYLRRVRWESAQIPKVKVAKVDRTKLNKEQTVYMPLIPDIAKCPVHLMPLKEWEDAFLADFSELRLALSRLENMEAKVQSSSTVHEGQSSSRPFDSFLLENIDNMPFVEDSSQSVQCCTPETCGNPCSSVVANDNDGMDSVASPSSRSHISGVSEKCPTLSMILRMDSVARVSMLRKRINVAESMSSISWDDCLWLFALSAAVDCPLDADTSAAFRSLLRKCASVRAEKLELDDEVAMLNILVTISGRYFGQLQN, encoded by the exons ATGGCGGACGACTGCAACTCCAAACCTACCGTCGGTCTCGATCGTCAAGACCAACTACGGCAGTTATCATCGTCCGACCACAAAGACGGCGTCGTTCAAGAAATGTTCGATTTAGACCAAACCGACGCCGTTTTGCAGAAGGCCGActctgaaaattttgaagtagaAGAAAACAGAGATGAACGAGATAAGAACGCCTTCTTCGACGTCGTAAGTCAAGAAGCCGGAGCCTCTAGTAATTGCTTTGACAGCGCCGTTTTGGAGAAAAGTGAAGAACGAGGTTTTGAAGGAGAAGAGAGAGACGACGCCGTTTGGGGGAGGAAAGGAGAACTACTCCTCCACGACGACGTCGTAAAACCAGAAGCTGAAGGAGAAGAAAAGGTGGAAATTGCAGAAGCCGCTACTTCTTGCTTTGACGACGCCGTATTGGAGAAAAGCGAAGAACGAGGTTTCGAAGCAGAAATGAGAGACGGCACCGTTTTGGTGGGAAATGAAAAAGTTGTTCTCCACGACGTCCTAAGACAAGAAGCTGAAGGAGAAGAAAAGGTGGAAATTGCCGGAGCCACTACTTCTTGCTTTGACGATGCCGTTTCAGAGAAACGTGAAGAACGAGGTTCCGAAGCAGAAACAAGAAACGGCACCGTTTTGGAGGGTAAAGGAGAGCACTGCGTGGAAGAGGCGATGGGTGCTTATGCTACTGGCTTAAACGATGGCGTTTGCAAGAATCAAGAATCGAAGCCTGTTGATTGTGAGACAGACGACTCCGTTTTGGAGAAGGGTGAAATGGGCGTCTCTGGAATTCAAGAAATATTGAAAATTGATGGgaaattgaatgaaaaaaacTGTTGTATGAAAATTGAGGTAGTTGATGAAACGGCATTAGTAGGGtttggaaaggaaagaaaagccaTCAATTTCTCTGAAAATTCAAGGAAGAATGTGAATCATAAGAGGCCAAGAAGGAGGGGCAAAAGTGGGGCTGATGATAATCAGAAGTTTGTTGATATGGGCTTGGCTCAGAATTGTGGAACCAGAAAGAATGAGAAAGGGGGGAAGAGAGTTTATACGAGGACGGAGTTGGGGGTGTTGAGATTTGTGGCAGTGGATTGGCAGAGGAAGAAATGGACAGAGGTTTATTGTGGACTTGGTCCTGCTGTGCAGGAGGAGTATGATGGACTGGTGGGTTCTGATAATCATAGTCAATTTCATCATCAGCAGCTGCAGCAGCAGAAGAAGAAGCACACCCGTGTTGATTTCAATCCGCGGTTCAGAAATGAGGCACGCTCTTCAGTTTTTG CCCTTTCAGGTGAAGAATATTCAGAAAATGCAGAGAATGAAAATGCATATGAAAATCTGATAGATCCTCCTGGTCTTCACGTAATTGAGCAGGATGAGTGCTTAGAAGATGATAGTGATGAAGACTATAGTAGCATTCAGAAACCTGCGTTTTTTGTTACAGGTGAACCTGATTTTGATTCAGGCCCTCCAGAAGATGGTCTAGAATATCTTAGACGTGTAAG GTGGGAATCTGCACAGATACCCAAAGTGAAGGTTGCCAAGGTTGATAGAACTAAACTAAACAAGGAGCAAACTGTTTACATGCCTCTAATTCCTGATATAGCAAAGTGTCCAGTGCACTTAATGCCACTCAAAGAGTGGGAGGATGCATTTCTTGCCGATTTCTCAGAGTTGAGGCTG GCCTTATCAAGACTTGAAAATATGGAAGCTAAGGTGCAGTCATCTTCTACTGTTCATGAGGGACAATCCTCCTCCAGGCCCTTCGATAGCTTTCTTCTTGAAAACATCGATAATATGCCTTTTGTGGAAGATTCAAGCCAATCTGTGCAGTGCTGTACACCTGAAACATGTGGCAATCCATGCTCTTCTGTTGTCGCCAATGATAATGATGGTATGGATTCTGTAGCAAGTCCCAGTTCTAGATCGCATATAAGTGGAGTTTCTGAAAAATGCCCCACCCTGTCTATGATTTTGCGGATGGACTCTGTAGCTCGAGTTTCTATGCTGAGGAAGCGTATAAATGTGGCTGAAAGTATGAGTAGTATATCTTGGGATGATTGTCTATGGCTATTTGCTCTGTCTGCAGCAGTTGATTGTCCCCTTGATGCCGACACTTCTGCAGCCTTTAGGTCATTGTTGCGGAAGTGTGCAAGCGTGCGAGCAGAGAAGTTGGAATTGGATGACGAAGTTGCCATGCTTAATATTCTGGTAACCATATCTGGGAGATACTTCGGACAACTACAAAATTAA
- the LOC113736644 gene encoding uncharacterized protein isoform X2: MADDCNSKPTVGLDRQDQLRQLSSSDHKDGVVQEMFDLDQTDAVLQKADSENFEVEENRDERDKNAFFDVVSQEAGASSNCFDSAVLEKSEERGFEGEERDDAVWGRKGELLLHDDVVKPEAEGEEKVEIAEAATSCFDDAVLEKSEERGFEAEMRDGTVLVGNEKVVLHDVLRQEAEGEEKVEIAGATTSCFDDAVSEKREERGSEAETRNGTVLEGKGEHCVEEAMGAYATGLNDGVCKNQESKPVDCETDDSVLEKGEMGVSGIQEILKIDGKLNEKNCCMKIEVVDETALVGFGKERKAINFSENSRKNVNHKRPRRRGKSGADDNQKFVDMGLAQNCGTRKNEKGGKRVYTRTELGVLRFVAVDWQRKKWTEVYCGLGPAVQEEYDGLVGSDNHSQFHHQQLQQQKKKHTRVDFNPRFRNEARSSVFGEEYSENAENENAYENLIDPPGLHVIEQDECLEDDSDEDYSSIQKPAFFVTGEPDFDSGPPEDGLEYLRRVRWESAQIPKVKVAKVDRTKLNKEQTVYMPLIPDIAKCPVHLMPLKEWEDAFLADFSELRLALSRLENMEAKVQSSSTVHEGQSSSRPFDSFLLENIDNMPFVEDSSQSVQCCTPETCGNPCSSVVANDNDGMDSVASPSSRSHISGVSEKCPTLSMILRMDSVARVSMLRKRINVAESMSSISWDDCLWLFALSAAVDCPLDADTSAAFRSLLRKCASVRAEKLELDDEVAMLNILVTISGRYFGQLQN; the protein is encoded by the exons ATGGCGGACGACTGCAACTCCAAACCTACCGTCGGTCTCGATCGTCAAGACCAACTACGGCAGTTATCATCGTCCGACCACAAAGACGGCGTCGTTCAAGAAATGTTCGATTTAGACCAAACCGACGCCGTTTTGCAGAAGGCCGActctgaaaattttgaagtagaAGAAAACAGAGATGAACGAGATAAGAACGCCTTCTTCGACGTCGTAAGTCAAGAAGCCGGAGCCTCTAGTAATTGCTTTGACAGCGCCGTTTTGGAGAAAAGTGAAGAACGAGGTTTTGAAGGAGAAGAGAGAGACGACGCCGTTTGGGGGAGGAAAGGAGAACTACTCCTCCACGACGACGTCGTAAAACCAGAAGCTGAAGGAGAAGAAAAGGTGGAAATTGCAGAAGCCGCTACTTCTTGCTTTGACGACGCCGTATTGGAGAAAAGCGAAGAACGAGGTTTCGAAGCAGAAATGAGAGACGGCACCGTTTTGGTGGGAAATGAAAAAGTTGTTCTCCACGACGTCCTAAGACAAGAAGCTGAAGGAGAAGAAAAGGTGGAAATTGCCGGAGCCACTACTTCTTGCTTTGACGATGCCGTTTCAGAGAAACGTGAAGAACGAGGTTCCGAAGCAGAAACAAGAAACGGCACCGTTTTGGAGGGTAAAGGAGAGCACTGCGTGGAAGAGGCGATGGGTGCTTATGCTACTGGCTTAAACGATGGCGTTTGCAAGAATCAAGAATCGAAGCCTGTTGATTGTGAGACAGACGACTCCGTTTTGGAGAAGGGTGAAATGGGCGTCTCTGGAATTCAAGAAATATTGAAAATTGATGGgaaattgaatgaaaaaaacTGTTGTATGAAAATTGAGGTAGTTGATGAAACGGCATTAGTAGGGtttggaaaggaaagaaaagccaTCAATTTCTCTGAAAATTCAAGGAAGAATGTGAATCATAAGAGGCCAAGAAGGAGGGGCAAAAGTGGGGCTGATGATAATCAGAAGTTTGTTGATATGGGCTTGGCTCAGAATTGTGGAACCAGAAAGAATGAGAAAGGGGGGAAGAGAGTTTATACGAGGACGGAGTTGGGGGTGTTGAGATTTGTGGCAGTGGATTGGCAGAGGAAGAAATGGACAGAGGTTTATTGTGGACTTGGTCCTGCTGTGCAGGAGGAGTATGATGGACTGGTGGGTTCTGATAATCATAGTCAATTTCATCATCAGCAGCTGCAGCAGCAGAAGAAGAAGCACACCCGTGTTGATTTCAATCCGCGGTTCAGAAATGAGGCACGCTCTTCAGTTTTTG GTGAAGAATATTCAGAAAATGCAGAGAATGAAAATGCATATGAAAATCTGATAGATCCTCCTGGTCTTCACGTAATTGAGCAGGATGAGTGCTTAGAAGATGATAGTGATGAAGACTATAGTAGCATTCAGAAACCTGCGTTTTTTGTTACAGGTGAACCTGATTTTGATTCAGGCCCTCCAGAAGATGGTCTAGAATATCTTAGACGTGTAAG GTGGGAATCTGCACAGATACCCAAAGTGAAGGTTGCCAAGGTTGATAGAACTAAACTAAACAAGGAGCAAACTGTTTACATGCCTCTAATTCCTGATATAGCAAAGTGTCCAGTGCACTTAATGCCACTCAAAGAGTGGGAGGATGCATTTCTTGCCGATTTCTCAGAGTTGAGGCTG GCCTTATCAAGACTTGAAAATATGGAAGCTAAGGTGCAGTCATCTTCTACTGTTCATGAGGGACAATCCTCCTCCAGGCCCTTCGATAGCTTTCTTCTTGAAAACATCGATAATATGCCTTTTGTGGAAGATTCAAGCCAATCTGTGCAGTGCTGTACACCTGAAACATGTGGCAATCCATGCTCTTCTGTTGTCGCCAATGATAATGATGGTATGGATTCTGTAGCAAGTCCCAGTTCTAGATCGCATATAAGTGGAGTTTCTGAAAAATGCCCCACCCTGTCTATGATTTTGCGGATGGACTCTGTAGCTCGAGTTTCTATGCTGAGGAAGCGTATAAATGTGGCTGAAAGTATGAGTAGTATATCTTGGGATGATTGTCTATGGCTATTTGCTCTGTCTGCAGCAGTTGATTGTCCCCTTGATGCCGACACTTCTGCAGCCTTTAGGTCATTGTTGCGGAAGTGTGCAAGCGTGCGAGCAGAGAAGTTGGAATTGGATGACGAAGTTGCCATGCTTAATATTCTGGTAACCATATCTGGGAGATACTTCGGACAACTACAAAATTAA